The Indicator indicator isolate 239-I01 chromosome 32, UM_Iind_1.1, whole genome shotgun sequence genome contains a region encoding:
- the SLC45A1 gene encoding proton-associated sugar transporter A gives MIPPSATTPVGDAALLPSAASQEIWRSQVPGYSGSVTQHISHRANNFKRHPKRRKHIHPSPPPPPNTPCPVDLIDFGDFQPQRSFLELLFNGCILFGLEFSYAMETAYVTPVLLQMGLPDQLYGMVWFISPILGFLLQPLLGAWSDRCTSRFGRRRPFILVLAVGALLGLSLMLNGKDIGSALFDTANNHKWGIILTVCGVVLMDFSADSADNPSHAYMMDVCSPADQDRGLNIHALLAGLGGGFGYVVGGIHWDKTSFGKAVGGQLRVIYVFTSVTLSITTVLTLISIPERPLRLFSRKKKVMKSPSLPLPPSPPFFFEGGVNENFASHNSAHLCASFTTPISPMSPLTPKYGSFVSRDNSLTGINEFASSFGISNIDSVLIDCFTGGHNSYLSLPASLPRQPASVSFPRAPDGCYQGENGVLEQGESDVMPRPDGDALRVGSLDAIKPRSSGILKRPQTLAIPDTVTGHCTENSRRRNVTFSQQVANILLNGVKYESELNGSGETSEQPLSVKLLCSTICQMPKALRNLCINHFLGWLSFEGMLLFYTDFMGEVVFQGNPKAPHNSDEYQKYNAGVTMGCWGMCIYAFSAAFYSAALEKLEERFSTRTLYFVAYLAFGLGTGLATLSRNIYVVLSLCATYGILFATLCTLPYSLLCDYYQSHEFVGSQVESTRRGMGVDISLLSCQYFLAQILVALAMGPLTAAVGSASGAMYFASLVSFLGCLFSSLCITYESPSTEELLPTEEQRPLLPRAPNE, from the exons ATGATACCACCATCTGCAACAACCCCTGTCGGTGATGCTGCACTCTTGCCAAGTGCAGCTTCTCAGGAAATCTGGAGGTCACAAGTTCCAGGCTACTCTGGATCAGTCACACAGCACATAAGTCATCGGGCCAACAACTTCAAGAGACAtccaaaaaggagaaaacacatccacccttcaccaccaccaccgccaAATACTCCATGTCCTGTTGATTTGATTGACTTTGGGGATTTCCagcctcagaggtctttcctaGAACTCCTGTTTAATGGGTGCATTCTCTTTGGGCTTGAGTTCAGCTATGCTATGGAAACAGCTTATGTTACCCCTGTGCTGCTTCAGATGGGGCTTCCAGACCAGTTGTATGGAATGGTGTGGTTCATCAGCCCTATATTAG GATTCTTGCTACAGCCTTTGCTGGGAGCCTGGAGTGACAGATGCACATCAAGATTTGGGAGGAGAAGACCTTTCATTCTGGTCTTAGCAGTAG GAGCGTTGCTTGGGCTCTCACTTATGCTGAATGGCAAAGATATAGGGAGTGCCTTGTTTGACACTGCCAATAACCATAAATGGGGGATCATTCTTACAGTCTGTGGTGTTGTCCTCATGGACTTCAGTGCAGATTCAGCAGACAATCCCAGTCATGCCTACATGATGGATGTATGcagtccagcagatcaagacaGGGGCCTCAATATCCATGCTTTGTTAGCAG GTCTTGGAGGTGGCTTTGGTTATGTTGTTGGAGGAATACACTGGGATAAAACCAGTTTTGGAAAAGCCGTGGGAGGGCAACTTCGTGTCATCTATGTCTTCACCTCAGTTACACTGTCTATCACTACTGTGCTGACTCTAATTAGTATTCCAGAAAGACCCTTAAGGCTCTttagcaggaagaaaaaggtgATGAAGAGTCCAagtcttcctctccctccttctccaccTTTCTTCTTTGAGGGGGGGGTAAATGAAAACTTTGCTTCTCATAACTCAGCTCACTTATGTGCAAGTTTTACAACTCCCATTTCCCCCATGAGTCCACTTACACCCAAATACGGCAGTTTTGTCAGCAGAGACAATTCTTTGACAGGAATTAATGAGTTTGCATCTTCATTTGGGATTTCAAATATTGACAGTGTACTTATAGACTGTTTCACAGGTGGGCACAATAGTTACTTGTCACTTCCAGCTAGCTTGCCCAGACAGCCTGCCAGTGTTAGCTTTCCTCGAGCACCTGATGGGTGTTACCAAGGAGAAAATGGAGTTCTGGAGCAAGGGGAGAGTGACGTAATGCCAAGGCCTGATGGGGATGCACTAAGGGTGGGCTCGCTGGATGCGATAAAGCCACGGTCATCAGGGATCCTGAAAAGACCTCAAACCTTGGCCATTCCAGATACCGTAACAGGACACTGTACAGAAAATagcagaagaagaaatgtaACCTTCAGCCAGCAG GTTGCTAATATCTTGCTGAATGGTGTTAAGTATGAGAGTGAGCTGAATGGATCAGGCGAGACCTCTGAGcaaccactctctgtgaagCTTCTTTGTTCCACCATCTGCCAGATGCCCAAGGCTCTTCGTAACCTCTGCATCAACCATTTCCTAG GATGGCTTTCCTTTGAAGGGATGTTACTCTTCTATACCGACTTCATGGGAGAAGTAGTGTTTCAAGGGAATCCCAAAGCACCTCACAACTCAGATGAGTATCAGAAGTACAACGCTGGGGTCACCATGGGCTGCTGGGGAATGTGCATCTATGcattcagtgctgctttctATTCAG CCGCATTAGAGAAGCTGGAGGAGCGGTTCAGCACACGGACGCTGTACTTTGTGGCATATTTGGCCTTTGGGCTGGGCACGGGACTGGCCACACTCTCCAGAAACATCTATGTAGTGCTGTCGCTCTGTGCTACCTACGGCATCCTCTTCGCCACTCTCTGCACGCTGCCCTACTCCCTGCTCTGTGACTACTACCAGAGCCACGAG TTTGTAGGGTCGCAGGTGGAGAGCACCCGGCGTGGGATGGGCGTTGACATTTCGCTTCTGAGCTGCCAGTACTTCCTGGCACAGATCCTTGTGGCTCTGGCCATGGGGCCtctgacagcagctgtgggcagtgCCAGTGGTGCCATGTACTTCGCCAGCCTAGTGTCCTTCCTGGGCtgtctcttctcctccctctgcatCACCTATGAGTCACCATCCACTGAGGAGCTGCTACCCACTGAGGAGCAGCGCCCACTCTTGCCCCGTGCACCGAATGAATAA
- the MRPS16 gene encoding 28S ribosomal protein S16, mitochondrial, which yields MVQLGSRLLKGYRGGHVVIRFALGGCTNRPFFRIVAAHSKRARDGKYLEQLGCLDPLPNAYGERVAGLNLERLRYWLGCGAQLSRPAEKLLGLAGFLPLHPMTVTGAERLRRRRTAPSAISSPGPGDGA from the exons ATGGTGCAGCTCG GTAGCCGCCTCCTGAAAGGCTACCGCGGAGGGCATGTCGTGATCCGTTTTGCCCTCGGAGGCTGCACCAACCGGCCCTTCTTTCGTATCGTGGCAGCGCACAGCAAACGCGCCCGCGACGGGAAGTACCTGGAGCAGCTCGGCTGCCTCGACCCACTGCCCAACGCCTACGGCGAGAGGGTGGCGGGGCTCAACCTGGAACGGCTGCGCTACTGGCTCGGCTGCGGCGCGCAGCTCTCCCGGCCCGCAGAGAAGCTTTTGG GTCTAGCAGGGTTCCTGCCGCTGCACCCCATGACAGTGACTGGCGCCGAGAGGCTGCGCCGCCGGCGGACCGCGCCCTCAGCGATCAGCTCGCCCGGACCCGGCGATGGGGCCTGA